The following are encoded together in the Vicinamibacteria bacterium genome:
- a CDS encoding AAA family ATPase produces MYEAFYGFREKPFNLTPDPKFLYLSGKHHEAFAHLEFGLRQRGGFMVVTGEVGTGKTTLCRYFLDRLDQNTLSAFILYPALGATDLLRSVNRDLGVESDATSDKDLVDALHRFLLDSHESGKSIVLVIDEAQNLSRDVLEQVRLISNLETDTEKLIQIVLIGQSELNDKLAQNDLRQLAQRITARYHLTPLEGRELKQYIRHRLAVAGGIGQVDFTSGAFRAIRRYSKGIPRLINLICDRALLAGYVLERNE; encoded by the coding sequence ATGTACGAGGCCTTCTACGGCTTTCGCGAGAAGCCGTTCAACCTCACGCCCGATCCGAAGTTTCTCTACCTGTCGGGCAAGCACCACGAAGCTTTCGCTCATCTGGAGTTCGGGCTCCGGCAGCGCGGCGGGTTCATGGTGGTTACCGGGGAAGTGGGAACGGGCAAGACGACGCTCTGCCGCTATTTCCTCGACCGGCTCGACCAGAACACGCTGAGCGCCTTCATCCTCTACCCGGCGCTCGGTGCCACGGATCTCTTGCGATCCGTCAATCGGGATCTCGGGGTAGAGAGCGACGCGACATCGGACAAGGATCTCGTCGACGCCCTGCACCGCTTCCTGCTGGACTCCCACGAGTCGGGCAAGAGCATCGTTCTCGTCATCGACGAGGCTCAGAATCTGTCCCGAGACGTGCTCGAGCAGGTCCGCCTCATCTCCAATCTGGAGACCGACACCGAGAAGCTCATACAGATCGTCTTGATCGGACAGTCCGAGCTCAACGACAAGCTCGCTCAGAACGATCTGAGGCAGCTCGCTCAACGCATCACCGCCCGATATCATCTGACTCCTCTCGAAGGGCGCGAGCTCAAACAGTACATCCGACATCGGCTCGCGGTGGCCGGGGGAATCGGCCAGGTCGACTTCACGTCGGGCGCGTTCCGGGCTATTCGACGCTACTCGAAAGGAATACCGCGGCTCATCAACTTGATCTGCGATCGTGCGCTTCTCGCCGGTTACGTTCTGGAAAGGAACGAG
- a CDS encoding PD-(D/E)XK nuclease family protein, which yields MARHRLLVGSSAAARRERGRDWLIERASRSPFLVVSSQQESADHFVRELALTQGSLFGCVRTTLDGLAFRLAASAMARVATASHSRLGQEALMARVVHEAGREGRLGPFENVAAGPGLVRALTTTLLECRHHEISSPSLEMLGGTGEYLAHLLSRYEQQSLERGIADRARVLALASDAARGIDRPTLLLDVPIHSPLEAALIEAIAEHAPILATVPEGDTRSLERLAEALRVSPERISLHEGTSSAIRDLQRFVFSGEAPPSREATSHVVILSAPGEAQEAVEIARAIHAEASQGTSFDTMAVLLRSPEAYTPHLEEAFRRASIPGYFENGTLRPDPSGRAFLSLLDCAAEELAATRFAEYLSLSQLPQVTAEGEPVSEPEEDILWAPARHALAPQPRDREPVQLELFAEPEKIDEPEKAPVIAGRVRAPWRWEKLLVDAAVIGGLDRWERRLAGLGRELEIRIAELADDASAEADSLRREREDLDHLKRCALPLIERLAELPQSSAWGGWLDALEGLAVKSLSHPDGVVSLLQELRPMSAVGPVGLFEVREVLAERLTLLSQQPAGYRYGKVWVAPVESARGMRFEVVLVPGLAERMFPRKIMEDPLLLDSARSKLDRALPVQKDRIENERLALRIAIGAATRKIVFSYPSLDLGKGRAKVPSFYLLEVARASQGRLPDFETLEREAASTSGARLGWPAPRDRTKAVDTTEFDLAFLADSSSKKPGAGRYLIRESPTLARSLRARFQRGRGGRFTPVDGFLEPSPAAKSQLREHRLGARAYSVTSLEKYAACPYRFYLNAIVRLRPRETAESVTHLDALTRGRILHDAQFYVLERLAETRQLPVTAEGLDDVLRTFEAVFDEVTERFYEELAPAIDRIWQDEIERIRFDLRGWLRREAESSQGFVPHRREFTFGMRPQGPADPTSTLQVAVLPNGLRLRGAIDLVEKRSDGKVRVTDHKSGKVWMPENAILNGGESLQPILYSLAYEALTGEDVESARLYYCTVRGGYSERVVRPDEEALDVVAEFQRRLDEIIEEGFFPANPKPPLGCRFCDYLPVCGPRMEIDAKRKENDPRLSPLNWLRNLT from the coding sequence ATGGCTCGCCACCGGCTCCTCGTCGGCTCGTCCGCGGCGGCCCGGCGCGAGCGAGGCCGTGACTGGCTCATCGAGCGAGCTTCCCGGAGTCCGTTCCTCGTCGTCTCTTCGCAGCAGGAGTCGGCGGACCACTTCGTTCGGGAACTAGCACTCACACAAGGTTCTTTGTTCGGCTGCGTTCGCACCACTCTCGACGGCCTCGCCTTCCGTCTCGCGGCCTCGGCGATGGCCCGCGTCGCCACCGCGTCACACAGCCGGCTCGGTCAAGAGGCGTTGATGGCGCGCGTCGTCCACGAGGCCGGAAGAGAGGGACGCCTCGGGCCATTCGAGAACGTCGCCGCTGGCCCCGGGCTCGTCCGCGCTTTGACGACGACCCTGCTCGAGTGCCGTCATCACGAGATTTCCAGCCCGTCGCTGGAGATGCTGGGGGGTACGGGTGAGTACCTGGCCCATCTTCTATCGCGATACGAGCAGCAATCGCTCGAGAGGGGCATCGCCGATCGGGCTCGTGTCCTCGCGCTGGCCAGTGACGCGGCTCGCGGGATCGATCGCCCTACGCTACTGCTCGACGTGCCGATTCACTCACCACTCGAGGCCGCCTTGATCGAGGCCATCGCCGAACACGCACCGATACTCGCAACCGTACCCGAAGGGGATACCCGATCGCTCGAGCGGCTGGCGGAAGCTCTCCGGGTATCTCCCGAACGGATTTCTCTCCACGAGGGCACCAGCTCCGCCATCCGTGATCTCCAGCGCTTCGTATTCTCGGGCGAGGCGCCGCCGTCGCGCGAAGCGACTTCGCACGTCGTCATCCTGTCCGCTCCCGGCGAAGCCCAGGAGGCCGTGGAGATCGCCCGCGCCATCCATGCCGAAGCCTCACAAGGTACGTCCTTCGACACGATGGCCGTCCTGCTCCGCTCGCCAGAGGCCTACACCCCGCACCTCGAAGAGGCATTCCGGCGGGCTTCGATTCCTGGGTACTTCGAAAATGGAACCCTTCGTCCCGATCCGTCGGGACGTGCATTTCTTTCACTACTCGATTGCGCGGCGGAAGAACTGGCCGCGACGCGTTTCGCCGAGTACCTGTCTCTTTCCCAGCTGCCTCAGGTGACCGCCGAAGGCGAGCCGGTGTCGGAGCCGGAGGAGGACATTCTGTGGGCACCGGCTCGTCATGCGCTCGCTCCGCAACCTCGGGACCGGGAGCCGGTTCAGCTCGAGCTTTTCGCCGAGCCCGAGAAAATCGACGAGCCCGAGAAAGCGCCGGTCATCGCCGGACGGGTTCGTGCGCCCTGGCGATGGGAAAAACTGCTCGTGGACGCCGCCGTCATCGGCGGGCTCGATCGCTGGGAGCGCCGGCTCGCGGGCCTCGGTCGCGAGCTCGAGATCCGAATCGCCGAGCTTGCCGACGACGCCAGCGCCGAAGCCGACAGCCTCCGTCGCGAGCGCGAGGATCTCGATCATCTCAAACGCTGTGCCCTTCCTCTCATCGAGAGGCTCGCCGAGCTCCCCCAGTCGAGTGCCTGGGGCGGTTGGCTGGATGCGCTCGAAGGACTCGCCGTCAAGTCCCTTTCGCATCCTGACGGTGTCGTGTCGCTCCTCCAGGAGCTCAGGCCCATGTCGGCCGTCGGTCCCGTCGGGCTTTTCGAGGTTCGCGAAGTCCTCGCCGAACGGCTCACCCTGCTGTCCCAACAACCGGCGGGGTACCGCTACGGAAAGGTCTGGGTAGCGCCCGTCGAGTCCGCGAGAGGGATGCGCTTCGAGGTCGTGCTCGTACCGGGACTCGCCGAGAGGATGTTCCCCCGGAAAATCATGGAAGACCCATTGCTGCTCGACTCCGCCAGATCGAAGCTCGACCGCGCTCTTCCGGTTCAGAAGGATCGGATCGAAAACGAGAGGCTGGCTCTTCGGATCGCCATCGGCGCCGCAACCCGCAAGATCGTATTCAGCTACCCATCACTGGATCTTGGAAAAGGCAGGGCGAAGGTTCCATCGTTCTATCTCCTCGAGGTCGCTCGCGCAAGCCAGGGCCGCCTTCCCGATTTCGAGACGCTCGAGCGGGAGGCGGCGAGCACTTCCGGCGCACGACTCGGTTGGCCCGCACCACGCGATCGGACGAAAGCGGTTGACACGACCGAGTTCGACCTAGCGTTTCTGGCCGACTCTTCATCCAAGAAACCGGGCGCCGGGCGGTATCTAATCCGCGAGAGTCCGACCCTGGCCCGCTCGCTTCGCGCCCGCTTTCAGCGCGGGCGGGGGGGGCGCTTCACGCCGGTCGATGGTTTCCTCGAACCTTCGCCCGCGGCGAAGAGCCAGCTTCGAGAACATCGCCTCGGCGCCCGTGCTTATTCGGTCACGTCTCTCGAGAAATATGCCGCCTGTCCGTATCGTTTCTACCTGAACGCCATCGTCCGCTTGAGACCGCGGGAGACGGCCGAATCGGTCACCCACCTCGACGCCCTGACGCGAGGCCGCATTCTTCACGACGCTCAGTTCTACGTGTTGGAGCGACTCGCGGAGACGAGACAGCTTCCGGTCACCGCCGAGGGCCTCGACGACGTCCTGAGAACCTTCGAGGCGGTGTTCGACGAGGTGACCGAACGATTCTATGAAGAGCTTGCCCCGGCAATCGATCGCATCTGGCAGGACGAGATCGAGCGTATCCGCTTCGATCTGCGGGGCTGGCTTCGTCGCGAGGCTGAGAGCTCCCAGGGTTTCGTCCCCCACCGGCGGGAATTCACTTTCGGAATGAGACCTCAAGGACCCGCCGATCCGACGAGTACGCTCCAGGTCGCCGTCCTGCCGAACGGACTCCGGCTGCGCGGCGCCATCGACCTCGTGGAGAAGCGAAGCGACGGCAAAGTTCGGGTGACGGACCACAAGAGTGGAAAGGTCTGGATGCCCGAGAATGCGATCCTGAACGGTGGCGAAAGCCTCCAACCCATTCTGTATTCGCTCGCCTACGAGGCGCTCACGGGTGAGGACGTCGAATCGGCACGCCTCTATTACTGCACGGTGCGCGGGGGTTATTCGGAGCGCGTCGTCCGCCCGGACGAGGAAGCCCTCGATGTCGTGGCCGAGTTCCAGCGACGTCTCGACGAGATCATCGAGGAAGGATTCTTTCCCGCCAATCCCAAACCACCTCTGGGTTGCCGATTCTGCGACTATCTGCCCGTTTGCGGACCGAGAATGGAGATCGACGCGAAGCGCAAGGAGAACGACCCGAGGCTGTCGCCGCTCAACTGGCTGAGGAATCTCACGTGA
- a CDS encoding DUF547 domain-containing protein yields the protein MPRIRVLGSALLPLVFAAACGAPRATAVQGEIAAVIDRGIAEGSDRFDHALWDAILRANAKSEGRRFDYTGLKEEEERLDAYLHALAGADLARLTASELQALFINAYNAYTVKSILDHVKEDGAYEIESIRDIADVFVRKRHVVGGFELSLDNIEHDILRPVFRDPRVHFAVNCASISCPPLPVRAFDGERLDEQLEAATKNVLTDAEYVSVVDDALLVTKIFEWYGEDFVNPEFRGSEPSLAAFIRKYADDPLREWITSRGEKVRVRFRDYDWGLNRST from the coding sequence ATGCCGAGAATACGCGTCCTTGGGTCCGCCCTGCTGCCACTCGTCTTCGCCGCCGCCTGCGGCGCTCCCCGGGCAACCGCAGTCCAGGGCGAAATTGCCGCCGTCATCGATCGCGGCATCGCCGAGGGCTCGGATCGATTCGATCACGCGCTCTGGGATGCCATCTTGCGAGCCAACGCGAAGAGCGAAGGCCGCCGGTTCGACTACACCGGACTGAAGGAGGAGGAAGAAAGGCTCGACGCTTATCTCCACGCTCTCGCCGGAGCGGACCTGGCGCGCCTGACGGCATCCGAGCTCCAGGCGCTCTTCATCAACGCATACAATGCCTACACGGTCAAGTCGATCCTCGATCACGTGAAGGAGGACGGTGCCTACGAGATCGAGAGTATCCGCGACATAGCGGACGTTTTCGTTCGTAAGCGACACGTGGTGGGGGGATTCGAGCTGAGCCTGGACAACATCGAGCACGACATACTTCGACCAGTCTTTCGAGATCCTCGAGTGCACTTCGCGGTCAATTGCGCATCCATCTCCTGCCCGCCGCTCCCGGTGCGCGCTTTCGACGGAGAGCGTCTGGACGAGCAGCTCGAGGCCGCGACGAAGAACGTTCTCACCGACGCCGAATATGTCTCCGTGGTCGATGACGCCCTGCTCGTGACGAAGATCTTCGAGTGGTATGGCGAGGACTTCGTGAATCCCGAGTTTCGCGGGAGCGAGCCGAGCCTCGCTGCGTTCATCAGGAAGTACGCGGACGACCCGCTGCGCGAGTGGATCACGTCGCGCGGTGAAAAGGTAAGGGTGCGATTCCGCGACTACGACTGGGGCCTGAACCGATCTACTTGA
- a CDS encoding tetratricopeptide repeat protein gives MRTFPALQSAMVVGLSLLFTAAGIAQDEKPLDQREVRRALELAEERMKDGKPAEAGGFYLRVLQDYPERGDVRLKLARIYKDFEEWENAADAYALAVEHLEDAAEQAECYEGMVLAYAKTANYPRVVEVGPKAVETNPQSADVHVSLALGLAKTGALSEAAAMARKALELAPTSAVAYSTLGEASLAEGKVDEAESAFRKALELDSSTAESQAGLADILYRKGDYQGAVDTATKAIELNSQLTRARAVRGLANNALGKPDEAYSDLAMAITVNPNDPDANLAFAQVYKAQGNLTMASTYYQKVIDLNPNSTDAYLALAEIYVSQGKLQEAGTLMSQALEKMPDNAKAHLYMGLAHEASGANDQALASFSKAAELDDALAEAHYRKGRQQRMQGQKMEALPELEKAASLEGDNPDYLTELGVGYYEAQQLDNAHGTLQKAVSLPDYQNALGWAYYGVTLKDKQQFSDAAQYFQKAVEAYPNYGLAHWGLAWSSFGQIKPGCPCTPEDEALVQTLVEHAKLAAQYGVNDPALTERSDILARGEKVK, from the coding sequence ATGAGGACTTTTCCGGCGCTCCAGTCAGCGATGGTCGTGGGCCTCAGCTTGCTATTCACCGCGGCCGGCATCGCACAGGACGAAAAGCCTCTGGACCAGAGAGAGGTCAGGAGAGCTCTCGAGCTGGCCGAGGAGAGAATGAAGGACGGAAAGCCGGCCGAGGCGGGAGGGTTCTACCTTCGCGTCTTGCAGGACTATCCCGAGAGGGGCGACGTGCGTTTGAAGCTCGCCCGGATCTACAAGGATTTCGAGGAGTGGGAGAACGCCGCCGATGCCTATGCGCTCGCCGTCGAGCATCTCGAGGACGCCGCAGAGCAAGCTGAGTGTTACGAAGGCATGGTCCTGGCTTACGCGAAAACGGCGAACTATCCCAGGGTCGTCGAAGTGGGGCCGAAAGCCGTCGAGACGAACCCGCAAAGCGCCGACGTGCACGTGAGCTTGGCCCTCGGTCTCGCCAAGACCGGGGCGCTCTCCGAAGCCGCGGCGATGGCGCGCAAAGCGCTCGAGCTAGCTCCCACGAGCGCGGTCGCCTACTCGACGCTCGGAGAGGCATCGCTCGCCGAAGGGAAAGTCGACGAGGCCGAGAGCGCGTTTCGAAAAGCGCTCGAGCTCGATTCCTCGACGGCCGAATCACAGGCGGGTCTTGCTGACATCCTCTACCGCAAGGGGGACTATCAGGGCGCCGTCGACACTGCCACCAAGGCGATCGAGCTGAACAGCCAGCTCACTCGGGCCCGAGCCGTCCGCGGGCTCGCCAACAACGCGCTCGGCAAGCCGGATGAGGCTTACTCCGATCTCGCCATGGCCATCACCGTGAACCCGAACGACCCCGATGCGAACTTGGCCTTTGCCCAGGTTTACAAGGCGCAGGGCAATCTGACCATGGCGTCGACCTACTACCAGAAGGTCATCGACCTGAATCCGAACAGCACGGACGCCTATCTCGCTCTGGCCGAAATATACGTCTCCCAGGGAAAGCTTCAGGAGGCGGGCACGCTCATGTCCCAGGCATTGGAGAAGATGCCGGACAACGCCAAAGCGCATCTCTACATGGGGCTCGCCCACGAAGCTTCCGGTGCCAACGACCAAGCCCTCGCTTCGTTCTCGAAAGCTGCCGAGCTCGATGATGCCCTCGCCGAGGCTCACTACCGGAAAGGCCGCCAGCAGCGCATGCAGGGTCAGAAGATGGAGGCGCTTCCCGAGCTCGAGAAGGCCGCGTCACTCGAAGGCGACAATCCCGACTACCTCACCGAGCTTGGTGTCGGGTACTACGAGGCCCAGCAGCTCGACAACGCCCACGGCACGCTGCAGAAGGCGGTGTCTCTTCCCGACTACCAGAACGCTCTGGGCTGGGCCTATTATGGCGTGACGCTCAAGGACAAGCAGCAGTTTTCCGATGCCGCCCAGTACTTCCAGAAGGCCGTGGAGGCCTACCCGAACTACGGGCTCGCGCACTGGGGATTAGCGTGGTCCAGTTTCGGCCAGATCAAGCCGGGTTGTCCTTGCACCCCGGAGGACGAGGCGCTGGTCCAGACGCTCGTCGAGCATGCGAAGCTTGCCGCCCAGTACGGGGTCAACGATCCGGCGCTCACCGAGAGATCGGACATTCTCGCACGGGGGGAGAAAGTCAAGTAG